A region from the Dromaius novaehollandiae isolate bDroNov1 chromosome 28, bDroNov1.hap1, whole genome shotgun sequence genome encodes:
- the COL2A1 gene encoding collagen alpha-1(II) chain, translated as MPAGRRPLRLAAAVALLLAAAAAAAAAQQRDLQEAGSCVQDGQRYSDKDVWKPEPCRICVCDTGTVLCDEILCEELRDCPSPEIPFGECCPICPTDQPAASGQPGPKGQKGEPGDIKDVVGPRGPPGPQGPAGEQGQRGDRGEKGEKGAPGPRGRDGEPGTPGNPGPPGPPGPPGPPGLGGNFAAQMAGGFDEKAGGAQMGVMQGPMGPMGPRGPPGPTGAPGPQGFQGNPGEPGEPGAAGPMGPRGPPGPPGKPGDDGETGKPGKSGERGAPGPQGARGFPGTPGLPGVKGHRGYPGLDGAKGEAGAPGAKGESGSPGENGSPGPMGPRGLPGERGRPGPSGAAGARGNDGLPGPAGPPGPVGPAGAPGFPGAPGSKGEAGPTGARGPEGAQGPRGESGTPGSPGPAGAPGNPGTDGIPGAKGSAGAPGIAGAPGFPGPRGPPGPQGATGPLGPKGQTGEPGIAGFKGEQGPKGETGPAGPQGAPGPAGEEGKRGARGEPGAAGPVGPPGERGAPGNRGFPGQDGLAGPKGAPGERGPAGLAGPKGATGDPGRPGEPGLPGARGLTGRPGDAGPQGKVGPTGAPGEDGRPGPPGPQGARGQPGVMGFPGPKGANGEPGKAGEKGLPGAPGLRGLPGKDGETGAAGPPGPAGPAGERGEQGAPGPSGFQGLPGPPGPPGESGKPGDQGVPGEAGAPGLVGPRGERGFPGERGSPGAQGLQGPRGLPGTPGTDGPKGATGPAGPNGAQGPPGLQGMPGERGAAGIAGPKGDRGDVGEKGPEGAPGKDGARGLTGPIGPPGPAGPNGEKGESGPPGPSGAAGARGAPGERGEPGAPGPAGFAGPPGADGQPGAKGEQGEPGQKGDAGAPGPQGPSGAPGPQGPTGVTGPKGARGAQGPPGATGFPGAAGRVGPPGPNGNPGPPGPPGSAGKDGPKGARGDAGPPGRAGDPGLQGPAGPPGEKGEPGEDGPAGPDGPPGPQGLAGQRGIVGLPGQRGERGFPGLPGPSGEPGKQGAPGSAGDRGPPGPVGPPGLTGPAGEPGREGTPGSDGPPGRDGAAGVKGDRGETGPVGAPGAPGAPGAPGPVGPTGKQGDRGETGAQGPMGPSGPAGARGMPGPQGPRGDKGETGEAGERGLKGHRGFTGLQGLPGPPGPSGDQGAAGPAGPSGPRGPPGPVGPSGKDGSNGMPGPIGPPGPRGRSGEPGPAGPPGNPGPPGPPGPPGTGIDMSAFAGLGQVEKGPDPIRYMRADEAAGGLRQHDAEVDATLKSLNNQIESIRSPEGSKKNPARTCRDLKLCHPEWKSGHYWIDPNQGCTLDAIKVFCNMETGETCVYPTPSSIPKKNWWTSKTKEKKHIWFAETIDGGFHFSYGDENLAPNAASIQMTFLRLLSTEGSQNVTYHCKNSIAYMDEESGNLKKAILIQGSNDVEIRAEGNSRFTYSALEDGCTKHTGKWGKTVIEYRSQKTSRLPIVDIAPMDIGGAEQEFGVDIGPVCFL; from the exons AtgcccgccggccgccgcccgctccgcctcgccgccgccgtcgcgctcctcctcgccgccgccgccgccgccgccgccgcccagcagcgcGACCTCC AGGAGGCAGGCAGCTGCGTGCAGGACGGGCAGCGCTACAGCGACAAGGATGTGTGGAAGCCGGAGCCGTGCCGGATCTGCGTGTGCGACACGGGCACCGTCCTCTGCGACGAGATCCTCTGCGAGGAGCTGCGCGACTGCCCCAGCCCGGAGATCCCCTTCGGAGAGTGCTGCCCCATATGCCCCACCGACCAGCCCGCCGCCAGCG gGCAACCTGGCCCCAAG GGACAGAAAGGCGAACCCGGCGATATCAAAGAT GTCGTAGGACCCCGAGGGCCTCCGGGACCGCAG GGTCCCGCAGGCGAGCAGGGACAGCGAGGTGACCGCGGCGAGAAAGGGGAGAAG GGCGCTCCCGGACCCCGAGGCAGGGATGGCGAACCCGGCACCCCCGGTaaccccggcccccccggccctcccgGCCCTCCCGGACCCCCCGGCCTTGGCGGA AACTTCGCTGCGCAGATGGCGGGCGGCTTCGACGAGAAGGCCGGCGGCGCGCAGATGGGCGTCATGCAAGGCCCCATG GGCCCCATGGGACCCCGCGGCCCTCCCGGCCCCACCGGCGCTCCC GGTCCGCAAGGATTTCAAGGCAACCCCGGCGAGCCCGGCGAGCCCGGCGCTGCC GGTCCGATGGGTCCCCGGGGACCGCCGGGACCTCCCGGGAAACCCGGCGACGAC GGCGAGACCGGCAAACCCGGCAAATCCGGCGAacgcggcgctcccggcccccaG GGTGCTCGCGGCTTCCCTGGGACACCGGGTCTCCCCGGAGTGAAAGGCCACCGG GGCTACCCCGGCTTGGACGGCGCCAAGGGAGAGGCCGGAGCACCCGGAGCCAAG GGTGAATCCGGCTCTCCGGGCGAGAACGGCTCCCCCGGCCCCATG GGTCCCCGCGGGCTGCCCGGCGAGAGAGGACGTCCCGGCCCCTCCGGTGCCGCC GGCGCTCGTGGCAACGAtgggctccccggccccgccggccccccc GGACCCGTCGGCCCCGCCGGAGCCCCCGGCTTCCCCGGCGCCCCCGGCTCCAAG GGCGAAGCTGGTCCCaccggcgcccgcggccccgaggGCGCCCAGGGCCCCCGCGGCGAATCCGGCACCCCCGGCTCTCCCGGCCCCGCGGGTGCCCCC GGGAACCCCGGCACCGACGGCATCCCCGGCGCCAAAGGATCGGcg GGCGCCCCGGGCATCGCGGGCGCTCCAGGcttccccggcccccgcggcccacCCGGTCCCCAGGGTGCCACCGGCCCGCTGGGACCCAAAGGCCAGACG GGAGAACCCGGCATCGCAGGCTTCAAGGGTGAGCAGGGTCCCAAGGGCGAGACG ggcCCCGCAGGACCCCAGGGTGCTCCCGGACCGGCTGGCGAGGAAGGCAAGAGAGGAGCCCGCGGCGAGCCCGGAGCGGCCGGCCCCGTCGGACCCCCCGGCGAGCGG gGTGCTCCCGGCAATCGCGGCTTCCCCGGACAGGACGGGCTGGCCGGACCCAAG GGTGCTCCGGGCGAACGCGGTCCCGCTGGCCTCGCGGGTCCCAAGGGAGCCACCGGCGATCCCGGCCGCCCCGGAGAGCCCGGCCTGCCCGGTGCCAGG gGTCTCACCGGCCGCCCCGGCGACGCTGGTCCTCAAGGCAAAGTCGGCCCCACC GGCGCTCCCGGCGAGgacgggcgccccggcccccccggcccgcaggGTGCTCGCGGCCAGCCCGGCGTCATGGGCTTCCCCGGTCCCAAAGGCGCTAAC GGCGAGCCTGGAAAAGCCGGCGAGAAGGGACTtcccggcgccccggggctgAGG GGGCTTCCCGGCAAAGACGGTGAGACGGGAGCTGCCGGACCGCCGGGCCCTGCG GGTCCCGCTGGCGAGCGCGGAGAGCAAGGAGCGCCTGGACCCTCCGGCTTCCAG gggctcCCCGGCCCGCCAGGCCCCCCGGGAGAGAGCGGCAAGCCCGGAGACCAG GGCGTCCCCGGAGAAGCCGGAGCCCCCGGGCTCGTCGGTCCCAGG GGCGAACGCGGCTTCCCCGGCGAGCGCGGCTCCCCCGGCGCCCAAGGCCTGCAAGGTCCCCGCGGGCTCCCCGGCACGCCGGGCACCGACGGACCCAAG GGTGCcaccggccccgccggccccaacggcgcccagggcccccccgggctgcAGGGAATGCCGGGCGAGCGCGGAGCAGCCGGCATCGCTGGTCCCAAGGGAGACCGG GGAGACGTCGGCGAGAAAGGCCCCGAGGGAGCTCCCGGCAAGGACGGCGCGCGG GGTCTCACCGGTCCCatcggcccccccggccccgccgggcccaaCGGCGAGAAG GGTGAatccggcccccccggcccatccggcgctgccggcgcccgcggcgccccg GGCGAGCGTGGAGAGCCCGGTGCCCCCGGTCCCGCCGGATTTGCCGGCCCCCCC GGAGCCGACGGACAGCCCGGCGCCAAGGGCGAGCAGGGAGAGCCGGGGCAGAAGGGCGATGCCGGCGCTCCCGGTCCCCAGGGGCCctccggggcgcccggcccgcag GGTCCCACCGGCGTCACCGGTCCCAAAGGAGCACGCGGCGCCCAGGGCCCCCCC GGAGCCACCGGAttccccggcgccgccggccgtGTCGGGCCGCCCGGCCCCAAC GGTAAcccaggcccccccggcccccccggatcTGCCGGCAAAGACGGTCCCAAAGGCGCTCGCGGCgacgccggcccccccggccgggccggtgACCCCGGGCTCCaaggccccgccggcccccctgGCGAGAAAGGCGAGCCCGGAGAGGACGGCCCCGCG GGTCCcgacggcccccccggcccccagggcTTGGCGGGACAGCGCGGCATCGTCGGGCTGCCGGGCCAGCGAGGCGAGCGAGGCTTCCCCGGGCTGCCAGGGCCATCG GGCGAACCCGGCAAACAAGGAGCACCCGGCTCGGCGGGCgaccgcggcccccccggccccgtgggCCCCCCCGGGCTGACGGGTCCCGCTGGCGAACCTGGGCGCGAG GGCACCCCCGGCTCCGATGGCCCCCCCGGCAGAGATGGCGCTGCCGGCGTGAAG GGCGACCGCGGCGAGACCGGTCCCGTGGGCGCTCCCGGCGCtcccggagcccccggcgcccccggccccgtcGGTCCCACCGGCAAACAAGGAGACAGAGGCGAGACG GGTGCCCAAGGGCCCATGGGTCCCTCCGGTCCCGCCGGCGCTCGCGGCATGCCG GGTCCCCAAGGTCCCCGCGGCGACAAGGGTGAGACCGGCGAGGCTGGCGAGAGAGGGCTGAAGGGTCACCGAGGCTTCACCGGGCTGCAGGGTCTTCCCGGACCTCCC GGTCCTTCTGGAGACCAAGGTGCTGCTGGTCCCGCCGGTCCCTCCGGCCCCAGG GGTCCCCCAGGCCCCGTCGGCCCCTCTGGCAAAGACGGCTCCAACGGCATGCCCGGCCCCATCGGCCCTCCCGGCCCCCGCGGACGCAGCGGGGAGCCAGGTCCCGCG GGTCCCCCCGGAAATCCCGGTCCTCCCGGTCCTCCCGGCCCCCCGGGCACCGGCATCGACATGTCCGCTTTCGCTGGCCTCGGCCAGGTGGAGAAGGGCCCCGACCCCATCCGCTACATGCGGGCGGACGAGGCGGCCGGCGGCCTGCGGCAGCACGACGCGGAGGTCGACGCCACGCTGAAGTCCCTCAACAACCAGATcgagagcatccgcagccccgaGGGCTCCAAGAAGAACCCGGCCAGGACCTGCCGCGACCTCAAACTCTGCCATCCCGAGTGGAAGAGCG GACACTACTGGATCGACCCGAACCAGGGCTGCACCTTGGACGCCATCAAGGTTTTCTGCAACATGGAGACAGGCGAGACCTGCGTCTACCCGACCCCCAGCAGCATCCCCAAGAAGAACTGGTGGACCAGCAAGaccaaagagaagaaacacaTCTGGTTTGCCGAGACCATCGACGGCGGTTTCCAC TTCAGCTACGGCGATGAGAACCTGGCTCCCAACGCCGCCAGCATCCAGATGACCTTCCTCCGCCTCCTGTCCACCGAAGGCTCCCAGAACGTCACCTACCACTGCAAGAACAGCATCGCCTACATGGACGAGGAGTCGGGCAACCTGAAGAAGGCCATCCTCATCCAGGGCTCCAACGACGTGGAGATCCGCGCCGAGGGCAACAGCAGGTTCACCTACAGCGCCCTGGAGGACGGCTGCACG AAACACACGGGCAAATGGGGCAAGACAGTCATCGAATACCGATCGCAGAAGACCTCGCGCCTGCCCATTGTAGATATTGCACCTATGGACATTGGTGGAGCCGAGCAGGAGTTTGGCGTGGATATCGGCCCAGTCTGCTTCTTGTAA